In a single window of the Oryctolagus cuniculus chromosome 9, mOryCun1.1, whole genome shotgun sequence genome:
- the LOC138843722 gene encoding protein PAT1 homolog 1-like, with the protein MFRYESLEDCPLDEDEDAFQGLGEEDEEIDQFNDDTFGSGAVDDDWQEAHERLAELEEKLPAAVNEQTGNGERDEMDLLGDHEENLAERLSKMVIENELEDPAIMRAVQTRPVLQSQPGSLNSSIWDGSEVLRRIRGPLLGQEMPTVSVLEYALPQRPPQGPEDDRDLSERALPRRSTSPIIGSPPVRAVPIGTPPKQMAVPSFNQQSLCSPILCPKPVHVRPPMPPRYPAPYGERMSPNQLCSVPNSSLLGHPFPPNVPPVLSPLQRAQLLGGAQLQPGRMSPSQFARVPGFVGSPLAAMNPKLLQGRVGQMLPPAPGFRAFFSAPPPSTPPPQQHPPGPGPHLQTIRSQAPMFRPDTTHLHPQHRRLLHQRQQQNRNQHRNLNGAGDRGSHRSSHQDHLRKDPYANLMLQREKDWVSKIQMMQLQSTDPYLDDFYYQNYFEKLEKLSAAEEIQGDGPKKERTKLITPQVAKLEHAYKPVQFEGSLGKLTVSSVNNPRKMIDAVVTSRSEDDETKEKQVRDKRRKTLVIIEKTYSLLLDVEDYERRYLLSLEEERPALMEERKHKICSMYDNLRGKLPGQERPSDDHFVQIMCIRKGKRMVARILPFLSTEQAADILMTTARNLPFLIKKDAQDEVLPCLLSPFSLLLYHLPSVTVTSLLQQLMNLPQSAPAPAPSNPHLTAVLQNKFGLSLLLILLSRGEDLQNSDPAVESTQNNQWTEVMFMATRELLRIPQAALAKPISMPTNLVSLFSRYVDRQKLNLLETKLQLVQGIR; encoded by the exons aTGTTCCGCTACGAGTCTTTGGAGGATTGTCCTctagatgaagatgaagatgcaTTTCAGGGCCTGGGagaagaagatgaagagattgatcaATTCAATGATGATACATTTGGATCAGGTGCCGTGGATGATGATTGGCAAGAAGCACATGAGCGCTtggctgaattggaagagaagctACCAGCGGCAGTTAATGAACAAACAGGCAATGGAGAAAGGGATGAGATGGACTTGTTGGGTGACCATGAGGAGAATCTGGCAGAAAGGCTCAGTAAGATggtgattgaaaatgaactaGAAGATCCAGCTATCATGAGGGCAGTGCAAACCAGGCCAGTTTTGCAATCCCAACCAGGAAGTCTGAATTCTAGCATCTGGGATGGATCTGAAGTTCTGAGGCGAATCCGAGGACCACTACTTGGTCAGGAAATGCCTACAGTATCTGTGTTAGAATATGCCTTGCCTCAGAGGCCCCCACAGGGCCCAGAAGATGATCGAGACCTTTCTGAACGTGCATTACCAAGGCGATCAACTTCACCTATCATTGGGAGTCCTCCTGTCCGAGCTGTCCCCATAGGCACCCCACCTAAGCAGATGGCTGTACCCAGCTTCAACCAACAGAGCCTGTGCAGTCCT ATTCTGTGTCCGAAGCCTGTCCATGTTCGGCCCCCAATGCCACCACGTTATCCTGCTCCCTATGGTGAGAGGATGTCTCCAAACCAGCTCTGCAGTGTCCCGAATTCATCCCTCCTGGGTCACCCTTTCCCTCCTAATGTTCCTCCTGTTCTCAGCCCCCTCCAAAGAGCACAGCTTCTTGGAGGAGCACAGCTACAGCCTGGACGCATGTCTCCCAGCCAGTTTGCACGGGTCCCTGGATTTGTTGGTAGTCCACTAGCTGCCATGAATCCCAAGCTGCTGCAAGGGCGAGTTGGGCAGATGCTTCCCCCAGCACCAGGCTTCCGTGCCTTCTTTAGTGCCCCACCCCCCTCTACACCACCTCCACAGCAGCATCCTCCTGGCCCAGGACCTCATCTGCAAACCATAAGATCTCAGGCCCCAATGTTTAGACCAGACACAACTCACCTTCATCCTCAGCACCGTCGACTCTTGCATCAGAGACAGCAACAGAACAGAAATCAGCATCGGAATCTTAATGGTGCAGGAGATAGAGGAAGTCATCGGAGCAGTCATCAGGATCATCTCCGAAAGGACCCCTATGCCAACCTCATGTTGCAGCGGGAAAAGGATTGGGTCTCCAAAATCCAGATGATGCAGCTGCAAAGCACTGATCCCTACCTAGATGATTTTTATTATCAGAATTACTTTGAAAAACTGGAGAAGCTCTCAGCTGCTGAAGAAATACAAGGTGATGGCCCTAAAAAAGAACGCACCAAGCTtatcactcctcaggtggccaaaCTGGAGCATGCTTACAAACCTGTGCAGTTTGAGGGCTCCTTGGGAAAGCTTACTGTCTCTAGTGTGAATAATCCTCGAAAAATGATCGATGCTGTTGTGACATCTCGgagtgaagatgatgagacaaaagaaaaacaggttcgagacaaaagaagaaaaaccctTGTTATAATTGAAAAAACCTATAGCTTACTCCTTGATGTGGAGGATTATGAGAGACGTTACCTCTTAAGTCTAGAAGAAGAGCGACCTGCCCTGATGGAGGAAAGAAAGCACAAAATTTGTAGCATGTATGACAACTTAAGGGGGAAATTGCCTGGACAAGAGAGGCCAAGTGATGACCACTTTGTACAGATTATGTGTATCCGAAAAGGGAAGAGAATGGTTGCCCgcattcttcccttcctctccacaGAGCAAGCAGCTGACATTCTCATGACTACAGCCAGGAACCTCCCTTTCCTTATCAAGAAGGATGCACAAGATGAGGTGCTGCCCTGCTTACTgagtcccttctctctcctcctctatcaTCTGCCATCAGTGACTGTCACCAGCCTTCTGCAGCAGCTAATGAACCTACCTCAAAGTGCACCTGCACCAGCACCCTCCAACCCTCACCTCACTGCTGTGCTCCAGAACAAGTTTGGCCTATCATTGCTCCTCATCCTTCTGAGCCGTGGGGAAGACCTACAGAATTCAGACCCTGCTGTAGAATCAACGCAGAATAACCAGTGGACTGAAGTGATGTTCATGGCAACACGAGAACTCCTCCGGATTCCCCAAGCAGCCCTGGCCAAGCCGATCTCTATGCCCACAAACCTAGTGTCCCTCTTTTCTCGCTATGTTGACCGGCAGAAACTGAATTTGCTGGAGACAAAACTGCAGCTAGTTCAGGGGATACGATAA